In Helianthus annuus cultivar XRQ/B chromosome 9, HanXRQr2.0-SUNRISE, whole genome shotgun sequence, the following are encoded in one genomic region:
- the LOC110879927 gene encoding truncated transcription factor CAULIFLOWER D isoform X2 yields MGRGKVELKRIENPTNRQVTFSKRRDGLFKKAIELSILCEAEVALLVFSSSGKSYQFSSHDMDRTIRKYRNEKGLHKMNSHGVRTIEVWKNEMDEMKKAIDTLETKLKHLAGEDLSTLGMKELKQLERQLRMGVDRVRSRKWRLLSEHVSLLKRNHKTLQEENCNLQKKLHEILSEGDENSGLDSSDHVIQSFIPDGQPLNMN; encoded by the exons ATGGGAAGGGGAAAAGTAGAGCTAAAGAGAATAGAAAACCCAACAAATAGGCAAGTCACCTTCTCTAAGAGAAGAGATGGTTTGTTCAAAAAAGCCATTGAGCTATCTATTCTCTGTGAAGCTGAGGTTGCACTTCTTGTCTTCTCTTCTTCTGGGAAATCTTATCAGTTCTCTAGCCATGA CATGGATAGAACGATCAGGAAGTACAGAAATGAAAAGGGACTGCATAAAATGAACAGCCATGGAGTTAGAACTATTGAG GTGTGGAAGAATGAAATGGATGAGATGAAGAAAGCAATCGACACACTGGAAACAAAACTCAA aCATCTGGCTGGAGAAGACCTTTCCACATTAGGGATGAAAGAACTGAAACAACTCGAGCGCCAGCTGAGGATGGGGGTCGATCGTGTACGCTCTAGAAAG TGGCGCCTTTTATCGGAGCACGTAAGTTTATTGAAGAGAAAT CATAAAACTTTGCAAGAAGAAAATTGCAATCTTCAGAAAAAA CTGCATGAGATACTGAGCGAGGGTGATGAAAACTCTGGGTTGGATTCATCTGATCATGTAATCCAAAG CTTTATTCCAGATGGGCAGCCTCTCAACATGAACTAG
- the LOC110879927 gene encoding truncated transcription factor CAULIFLOWER D isoform X1: MGRGKVELKRIENPTNRQVTFSKRRDGLFKKAIELSILCEAEVALLVFSSSGKSYQFSSHDMDRTIRKYRNEKGLHKMNSHGVRTIEVWKNEMDEMKKAIDTLETKLKHLAGEDLSTLGMKELKQLERQLRMGVDRVRSRKWRLLSEHVSLLKRNHKTLQEENCNLQKKIKLHEILSEGDENSGLDSSDHVIQSFIPDGQPLNMN, from the exons ATGGGAAGGGGAAAAGTAGAGCTAAAGAGAATAGAAAACCCAACAAATAGGCAAGTCACCTTCTCTAAGAGAAGAGATGGTTTGTTCAAAAAAGCCATTGAGCTATCTATTCTCTGTGAAGCTGAGGTTGCACTTCTTGTCTTCTCTTCTTCTGGGAAATCTTATCAGTTCTCTAGCCATGA CATGGATAGAACGATCAGGAAGTACAGAAATGAAAAGGGACTGCATAAAATGAACAGCCATGGAGTTAGAACTATTGAG GTGTGGAAGAATGAAATGGATGAGATGAAGAAAGCAATCGACACACTGGAAACAAAACTCAA aCATCTGGCTGGAGAAGACCTTTCCACATTAGGGATGAAAGAACTGAAACAACTCGAGCGCCAGCTGAGGATGGGGGTCGATCGTGTACGCTCTAGAAAG TGGCGCCTTTTATCGGAGCACGTAAGTTTATTGAAGAGAAAT CATAAAACTTTGCAAGAAGAAAATTGCAATCTTCAGAAAAAA ATCAAGCTGCATGAGATACTGAGCGAGGGTGATGAAAACTCTGGGTTGGATTCATCTGATCATGTAATCCAAAG CTTTATTCCAGATGGGCAGCCTCTCAACATGAACTAG
- the LOC110879928 gene encoding squamosa promoter-binding-like protein 13A: MALSPSGSSSTVMCLVDGCAADLSEFRKYYQRHKVCENHSKSPQVSINGQILRFCQQCSRFHPLEEFDEGKRSCRKRLDGHNRRRRKPRPELHSAPTHGTTMLQFAGQPAQAHPHPHLHPTMALTNPLWSGVVDAPAWVDHSNYAPSLLSSSVTPPQASIPTMGHVMHPQSESGSASLAASPLDQGPSYGGSEFDLDVGWGGMTDTDPHRDESFDLQTHPFYWQS, encoded by the exons ATGGCATTATCACCTTCAGGATCATCATCCACAGTCATGTGCCTGGTGGATGGGTGTGCAGCAGACCTTAGTGAGTTTAGAAAGTATTACCAGCGTCATAAGGTTTGCGAAAACCATTCCAAGAGTCCACAGGTTTCGATCAACGGCCAAATCCTACGATTCTGCCAGCAATGCAGCCGGTTTCACCCGTTAGAGGAATTCGATGAGGGAAAAAGAAGTTGCAGAAAGCGTCTTGATGGGCATAACAGACGAAGAAGAAAGCCTCGACCGGAGCTTCATTCTGCCCCGACCCATG GAACCACTATGTTGCAGTTTGCTGGTCAACCGGCACAAGCGCACCCGCACCCGCACTTACACCCAACCATGGCTCTCACCAACCCCCTATGGAGTGGGGTTGTTGACGCTCCAGCTTGGGTGGACCACTCGAACTACGCTCCCTCTCTTCTGTCATCTTCGGTCACACCACCACAGGCATCTATTCCAACCATGGGTCATGTGATGCACCCCCAGTCTGAATCTGGTTCAGCCTCTTTAGCAGCAAGTCCACTGGATCAAGGACCGAGTTATGGTGGTTCGGAATTTGATCTTGATGTGGGTTGGGGTGGTATGACCGATACAGATCCTCACCGTGATGAATCGTTTGATCTGCAAACACACCCCTTTTATTGGCAATCTTAG